The following are from one region of the Parvularculales bacterium genome:
- a CDS encoding 16S rRNA (uracil(1498)-N(3))-methyltransferase — MTVLRLFVEGGLAAGQPVALDGGQAHYLLNVMRRQRGDEVVVFNGRDGEWGGRIEQLGSRGGEICVETLLRSQETGCNVWLVFAPLKRARLDFVAQRATEMGAARLQPVLTRRTIVSRVKLDRLRANAIEAAEQCHLLSVPVVTEVLSLEYLLENWERDAPERLIMFCDEAAEKTAPVHQLREVSRKKGVQRSWAVLVGPEGGFDDEERELLRAREDVVNVSLGPRIMRADTAAVAALTLWHVALGDLS, encoded by the coding sequence ATGACAGTGCTGCGGTTATTTGTTGAAGGAGGGCTGGCGGCGGGTCAGCCGGTGGCGCTTGATGGTGGACAGGCTCATTATTTGTTGAATGTGATGCGCCGTCAGCGCGGTGATGAGGTAGTGGTGTTCAATGGCCGTGATGGTGAATGGGGCGGACGCATTGAGCAATTAGGGTCTCGTGGTGGTGAGATATGCGTTGAGACTCTCCTCCGCTCTCAGGAGACCGGTTGTAATGTGTGGCTTGTCTTTGCTCCGCTGAAGCGGGCCCGTCTTGATTTTGTTGCACAAAGGGCAACGGAGATGGGAGCGGCCCGTTTGCAACCTGTTTTGACTCGCCGCACGATAGTGAGCCGCGTGAAACTTGACCGGTTACGTGCCAATGCCATAGAGGCGGCCGAGCAATGCCATTTGTTATCGGTGCCTGTGGTGACAGAGGTGCTGTCTCTTGAGTACCTATTGGAGAATTGGGAACGTGATGCGCCGGAGAGGTTGATTATGTTTTGCGACGAGGCGGCTGAAAAAACTGCCCCTGTTCATCAGTTGCGTGAAGTGTCACGGAAGAAAGGGGTGCAGAGGTCATGGGCCGTGTTGGTAGGCCCTGAAGGTGGGTTTGATGATGAGGAACGCGAACTTTTAAGAGCGCGGGAGGATGTTGTGAATGTATCATTGGGTCCGCGAATTATGCGCGCCGATACGGCGGCGGTAGCAGCGTTAACTTTGTGGCACGTAGCACTTGGGGATTTGTCGTAG
- the ubiA gene encoding 4-hydroxybenzoate octaprenyltransferase, with protein MALHLRSTLMNKIAKHGASYYSREYDTLEKLTFMPHDPLPPSSRPPPPPLIQDAAPDSWVNRRAPFWSQPWLRLMRVDRPVGVWLLMLPCWWSIALAASVTGHMLPDFFLLMLFALGAFIMRAAGCVWNDLLDRDLDSRVERTQNRPLASGQVSPEGALILLGLLLLGGLIILLQFNGLTIALGIFSLILVALYPLAKRYIRWPQAVLGFTFNWGALMGWSAVTGELSIAPVLLYVAAFAWTIGYDTIYAHQDKEDDALIGIKSSALVLGKNTKPWLAIFYTLTIIGLFLVGPLMQLGLLYYVGLIFAGWHLIQQITGLDIDNRQDCLVTFRSNRDFGLVVFFTIMVGIVNFT; from the coding sequence ATGGCATTGCACCTGCGCTCTACCCTCATGAACAAAATAGCCAAGCATGGTGCATCATACTATAGTAGAGAGTATGACACTCTGGAAAAGCTGACATTCATGCCCCACGACCCGCTTCCCCCATCGTCTCGCCCCCCGCCCCCGCCACTTATTCAGGATGCCGCACCAGACAGTTGGGTTAACCGCCGTGCGCCATTTTGGTCGCAGCCCTGGTTGCGTCTTATGCGGGTGGACAGACCTGTTGGCGTGTGGTTGTTGATGCTGCCCTGTTGGTGGAGTATTGCACTGGCCGCTTCTGTTACGGGTCATATGTTGCCTGATTTTTTTCTGCTCATGCTGTTTGCTCTTGGGGCTTTTATCATGCGGGCGGCGGGATGCGTCTGGAACGACCTTCTTGACCGGGATCTGGACTCCCGCGTTGAGCGCACCCAAAACCGTCCTCTGGCCTCGGGTCAGGTCAGCCCGGAAGGCGCTTTGATATTGTTAGGGCTGTTGCTACTGGGTGGGCTGATTATTCTGCTTCAGTTTAATGGTTTAACAATTGCTCTTGGGATTTTCTCTCTCATACTTGTCGCGCTTTATCCGCTAGCTAAACGATACATCCGGTGGCCTCAGGCAGTGTTGGGATTTACGTTCAACTGGGGTGCTCTTATGGGCTGGAGTGCCGTTACCGGTGAACTCAGCATAGCACCTGTTCTTCTTTATGTAGCCGCCTTCGCATGGACTATAGGGTATGACACTATCTACGCTCATCAGGACAAAGAAGATGATGCTCTCATCGGTATTAAATCCAGTGCTCTTGTGCTGGGCAAAAACACCAAGCCATGGCTCGCTATCTTTTATACGCTAACAATCATTGGTCTTTTTCTTGTTGGCCCCCTAATGCAACTCGGCCTCCTTTACTATGTGGGGCTTATTTTTGCCGGATGGCATCTTATCCAACAAATTACCGGGCTTGATATTGATAACCGGCAAGATTGCCTGGTAACGTTTCGCTCTAACCGCGATTTCGGTCTGGTTGTGTTTTTCACCATCATGGTGGGCATTGTGAATTTTACATAA